One genomic window of Trichosurus vulpecula isolate mTriVul1 chromosome X, mTriVul1.pri, whole genome shotgun sequence includes the following:
- the LOC118832680 gene encoding diacylglycerol O-acyltransferase 2-like protein 6: MAFGFTLDFQAALQTLSVLQWIPLYVVLGAIPIISVPVLLFSKYWMVSVLTLGWLLYDWKTHSQGGRRSNWVRNWTLWKYFRDYFPVKLVKTCELSASHNYIIASHPHGILSYGTFCNFGTESTGFSQIFPGITPSLATLEGIFWIPIVREYVMAKGE; the protein is encoded by the exons ATGGCCTTTGGCTTTACATTGGATTTCCAGGCTGCCCTCCAGACCCTTTCAGTTCTACAATGGATCCCTCTATATGTGGTACTAG GAGCAATCCCAATCATTTCTGTGCCTGTCCTGCTGTTCAGTAAGTACTGGATGGTGTCCGTGCTGACCTTAGGCTGGCTCCTATATGACTGGAAAACTCATAGTCAAG GTGGCAGGCGTTCAAACTGGGTGAGGAACTGGACCCTTTGGAAGTATTTTCGGGACTATTTTCCTGTTAAG CTGGTGAAGACTTGTGAGCTCTCCGCAAGTCATAACTACATCATTGCATCCCACCCCCATGGGATCCTCTCCTATGGAACCTTTTGCAACTTTGGCACAGAGTCCACCGGCTTTTCTCAGATTTTTCCTGGAATCACCCCATCTCTCGCCACTTTGGAAGGGATCTTCTGGATCCCAATTGTCCGAGAGTATGTGATGGCAAAGGGTGAGTGA